The Chanos chanos chromosome 16, fChaCha1.1, whole genome shotgun sequence genome has a window encoding:
- the LOC115829538 gene encoding apoptosis regulator BAX-like: MAAPSGGGETGNSNDQMLDLGAALLKDFIYERVRRHGDCNTSVSRSQLGGTELSDPNHKRLAQCLQQIGDELDGNVQLQRMINDSALQPTQEVFIKVAREIFSDGKFNWGRVVALFYFACRLVIKALLTKIPDIIRTIISWTIEYLRDHVINWIREQGGWEGIRSYFGTPTWQTVGVFLAGVLTTVLVIRKM, encoded by the exons GCAACAGCAATGACCAGATGCTAGATTTAGGAGCAGCATTACTAAAAGA CTTCATCTATGAGCGAGTTCGTCGTCATGGAGACTGTAATACCTCAGTATCCAGGAGTCAACTGGGTGGGACAGAGCTGTCCGATCCCAATCACAAGAGGCTGGCACAGTGTCTTCAGCAAATCGGAGACGAGCTGGATGGAAATGTGCAGCTTCAGAG GATGATAAACGACTCTGCCCTACAGCCCACTCAGGAGGTGTTTATTAAAGTGGCACGGGAGATCTTCTCTGATGGGAAGTTTAACTGGGGCAGAGTGGTGGCCCTATTTTACTTTGCCTGTCGACTGGTCATCAAA GCTCTGTTGACCAAGATACCTGACATCATCAGAACCATTATAAGCTGGACCATAGAGTACCTGCGGGATCATGTGATTAACTGGATCAGGGAACAAGGAGGCTGG GAGGGAATCCGCTCCTACTTTGGAACTCCAACGTGGCAGACGGTCGGGGTTTTCCTGGCCGGAGTTCTCACCACTGTGCTTGTCATACGCAAGATGTGA
- the map3k14a gene encoding mitogen-activated protein kinase kinase kinase 14, which translates to MAVRKRVLNSTLPFSAPNLNKQKAFCASYSSSGDESEQGSEEAKEEGKKEVFIQRILSVITHGTAKHVGTEPLCLEKSPMSIIAQAECESQDSQEFCPNNSRLPKPQHNTPTESLSIQETEPPSPTHNQWSQTQLTSIPIHLHYAQQDEVSLGSDLSGGGDCSLAVAALRGSVSQGDRCYVPAFAKELEREVQVSEDDSESESKSYVNEGILFNEKQQPVDYEYREGREYDLCERLRQGSYGDVYKGRDRTTGFTFAAKKIPLSKFRSEEVGTWSALQSHRVVELFGTVREGSNIILFMELKKDSVAQLLKERGRFPEDLSLHYLGQVLDALMYMHKKRIVHMDIKADNVLLSEDGKDAFLCDFGQSERTDEQGKSISASQGPKGTETHMSPEVVRGERVSTKTDLWSSCCMFLHMLNGCQPWTRYYSRPLYLKIADEPPPVRETPPDCSSHTAEVIKAGLQKDPEKRDTAEKLKLKVREAIKNVGGPKGPIRGGAYLPPLRKQDVPGSSQSDTPTSSDHTPSSGASELQWMSSGKKRSEGGQQNQRKESMNKGTAEEPEKEKKEKMDKKRNEPSPFPRSQNRHPSPSPRCERHTTGPEQELRKLETEFCLESLSQLHSVEKQEEMFSVLSSDCPSSKEHWEKRDSGRWSLGSDEDFCSDVFSYNSQSDGQSFSVDWLGRVHQPPPRCFDGVDVCIRDFNGKCLRIREAPRVTVGHIAKGISEQISLSVFSLQSEDGRMVAHDEEVQKSGLFLRCVPAPDCNHALGYKPASCGCHASSCRHASCCSSPWKWRIQNGELQTLPSKF; encoded by the exons ATGGCAGTTAGAAAACGCGTGTTGAACTCCACCTTACCCTTCTCCGCGCCGAACCTGAACAAACAGAAGGCCTTCTGTGCCAGTTACTCCAGTTCGGGAGATGAATCGGAGCAGGGGAGCGAGGAGGCGAAAGAGGAGGGCAAAAAAGAGGTCTTCATACAACGGATTTTGTCGGTCATCACCCATGGAACTGCCAAACATGTGGGGACTGAGCCGCTGTGCTTGGAGAAGTCTCCTATGTCCATCATTGCCCAAGCAGAAT GTGAATCTCAGGATTCGCAGGAATTCTGCCCCAACAACAG tCGTCTCCCAAAACCTCAACACAACACTCCCACAGAGAGTCTCTCCATACAGGAGACAGAACCTCCTTCGCCGACTCACAACCAATGGTCACAAACCCAGCTGACCTCCATCCCTATCCACTTACACTATGCCCAGCAGGACGAGGTGTCTCTGGGGAGCGACCTGAGCGGAGGTGGGGACTGCAGTCTGGCTGTAGCGGCATTGAGGGGGAGTGTAAGTCAAGGGGATCGCTGTTACGTTCCAGCTTTCGCCAAAGAGCTGGAGAGGGAGGTGCAGGTGTCGGAAGACGACTCCGAAAGCGAGAGCAAAAGCTACGTGAACGAGGGAATTCTGTTTAATGAG AAACAGCAGCCCGTGGACTATGAGTACCGGGAGGGTCGGGAGTATGACCTCTGTGAGCGTCTGAGGCAGGGGTCATATGGAGACGTCTACAAGGGCAGGGACAGAACAACTGGCTTCACATTCGCTGCCAAAAAG ATTCCATTGTCGAAGTTCAGGAGTGAGGAGGTGGGTACGTGGAGTGCCCTCCAGTCTCATCGAGTGGTGGAACTTTTTGGCACAGTCCGAGAGGGCTCAAACATCATTCTCTTCATGGAACTCAAAAAAG ATTCCGTGGCACAGTTGCTGAAGGAGCGGGGTCGGTTTCCAGAAGATCTGTCCCTGCACTACTTAGGTCAAGTTCTCGATGCACTGATGTATATGCACAAAAAACGCATCGTTCACATGGACATCAAAG CGGATAACGTATTGCTGTCTGAGGATGGAAAGGATGCATTCTTGTGTGATTTTGGACAATCGGAGAGAACTGATGAACAGGGAAAGAGCATCAGTGCCTcccaag GTCCAAagggcacagaaacacacatgtcTCCTGAGGTGGTGAGAGGGGAGAGGGTCAGTACCAAAACAGACCTGTGGAGCAGTTGCTGTATGTTTCTGCACATGCTCAATGGCTGCCAACCCTGGACCCGCTATTACTCCCGCCCACTCTACCTGAAG ATAGCCGATGAACCTCCACCTGTGAGGGAAACTCCGCCGGACTGcagctcacacacagctgaggtTATTAAGGCAGGGCTACAGAAAGATCCAGaaaagagagatacagcagaAAAGCTGAAACTTAAAGTCAGAGAAGCAATAAAAAACG TGGGTGGTCCCAAGGGTCCAATAAGGGGAGGGGCCTATCTGCCACCACTGAGGAAGCAAGATGTGCCTGGCTCCTCCCAGTCAGACACGCCCACCTCCTCAGACCACACCCCCTCCTCCGGTGCCTCTGAGTTGCAGTGGATGAGCTCAGGGAAGAAGAGGAGTGAGGGGGGgcaacaaaaccaaagaaaagaaagcatgaaCAAGGGAACGGCGGAGGAGccggaaaaagagaagaaggaaaaaatggacaaaaagagaAACGAACCGTCCCCATTTCCTAGGTCTCAGAACCGACACCCATCCCCGTCCCCCAGATGCGAAAGACACACAACAGGACCAGAGCAGGAGCTCCGTAAACTGGAGACAG agttctGTCTTGAGAGCCTGTCTCAGCTCCACTCTGTGGAGAAGCAAGAGGAAATGTTCTCTGTGCTGAGCAGTGACTGTCCCTCCAGCAAGGAACACTGGGAAAAAAGG gacTCAGGTCGCTGGTCACTTGGCTCAGATGAGGACTTCTGCTCAGACGTGTTCTCctacaacagccaatcagatggcCAGAGCTTCAGCGTGGATTGGCTCGGTCGTGTCCACCAGCCCCCGCCGAGGTGCTTTGACG GAGTGGACGTGTGTATCCGTGACTTCAATGGGAAATGCCTCCGTATCCGAGAGGCGCCAAGGGTAACAGTCGGACACATAGCCAAAGGGATCAGTGAACAG ATCTCCCTGAGCGTGTTCAGCCTACAGAGCGAAGACGGACGTATGGTCGCCCACGACGAAGAGGTGCAGAAGTCCGGCCTCTTCCTCCGCTGCGTCCCCGCCCCGGACTGTAACCACGCCCTTGGTTACAAGCCCGCCTCCTGTGGTTGCCATGCCTCGTCCTGCAGACACGCGTCTTGCTGCAGCTCACCCTGGAAATGGAGAATTCAAAATGGAGAACTGCAGACCCTGCCGTCTAAGTTTTGA